Part of the Armatimonadota bacterium genome is shown below.
GGGGTAGCCGGTGATGGGGATGTCGGCGAGCGGGGTGGCCACGCCCGCGGCCCGCAGCGCCGCGCGCATTCCTTCCACGGCGGCCTGCAGGAGAGCGGGGTAGGGCGGCGGAGCCAGCGCCTCTTCGGTGATGAGCTGGAAGACCTGAACCAGGAGCGCCGAGGGAGGCGGGAGCTGCCCAGCGGGCTGCGCGACGGCATCCGGGGGGCCCTGGGCCTGGAGGGCAGCCGCCGCGGTCAGGGCCGCCGTGGAGACGGTGCCGGGCGGGACCGCCCACCCCGCCACCAGGATGACCATCAGGGCAACCAGGGCTATCCGCATCGCCTGCACCTTTGTCCCCTTCAGGCCTTCCGCTGTCCCGATCCTGTCTCTACAGCCGCTTGGACGGCCTCACCGGCGGCCCGGTTCCTCCGCAGGCACTCCCCTTCAGCCCGGAGCACCCGCCCCTCCACCTGCAGGACCCGGACACGGCCACGCGGGTTGAGTCGCCGTCCCCAGGACGTCTCGAGCGCCGGGGCGCCCCAGACCACGGACACCACGCGCAGCCCCGCGGCCTCCCAGGCGGCGGCCAAGTCGGGGCCCGCCGCCTCCGGCCCGCCTGGCACCACAGCCAGCGCCGAACGGTTCACCTCGGCCCGGACCTGCGCACCGGGTGCGCCCAACCTAACCATCCGGCGCAACTCCATCGCATCCTGCCCCAAGACCGTCCGCAGCAGCGACCCCCATGGGTAGGCGATGCGGATCTCGTCGGCCAGCGCATCCAACCCGGCTGGCAGCATCTCCAGCGCAGCCCGAATGAAGCAGGCGTTGGGCGCCCCTCCGCGGGGGACGGGACGTGCGGCCCTCCACGAGACCTCGCGGAGGGCGCGGACATCGGGGTCCACCGCCAGGGCCGCCCAAGTCGGATGTGTTCGGGCAAGACGGTAGGCCGCCCGACCGTCGCCCGCACCGAGATCCACCACCACGCGCTGGTAGGTCTGGGCCCACACCCGCAATGCAGCGGCGGGCACCCGCTCGAGGCGACGCCCGCACACAACATCCACGACATCTGGGACCATCGCTCCACCTCCCTGCGATCTCGTCGATCGGCAGGGAGGCCGGGCGGAGCGCGGGCGCGCGCCGCAGGAGTGTCAGGTGCTCACCGTCAGCCGAACGGCCTCATGGCAGCAGTATACTCCTGGGGGCGCCGTCTATACCCTCCCCCGTGGCGGGCAGGAAGATCGATGGAGGTGGTCGCCCATGCGCGTTCTCGCGGCCGCGGTCGCTCTGGTCATCGCCCTCGCCCCCACCCCGGCCCTGGCCGGTCCGAAGGGACCCAAGGTCAAGGTGAAGACCTATGTGGCGGGGGAGGCGTTCTGCCCTACCGCGGCGCTGGTGTACGGCACCATCGTCATCAGCCCGGGGACGTGCTACACGCTCTTCCTCGTCGGTGAGAGGGGTGGCACCTTCCTGGCCTTCGCACCGGCCGGCGTGAAGATTCCCCCCGGGCAACTCGTCCGGCTGACAACCCCGGCAGGGGCCAAGCTGCGCGGGCGGTTCCTGTACCTGGTGCCGGTATCCGCCCCGGTCGCCCTCGTGGCCGTGGGCACCGCGACGCTCGTCGCCGTGCGGGCCGAGGACCTGGGCTCGCGCCTGACCCTGACTCTGGTCGGCGTGGCCGCGCCCAACGTGGTGGTGAGCTTTTCGGTCCGCCTCTGAACGCCCGGGCACCAGCGCGCCGGGCCGCCGCAACGTCGGCTAGGGCCCCAGCGTGGCGCGGAGCCAGTCCACGAGTGCCCGCTGCCAGGCCTCCGTCACCGGGCCCAGGCTGAACCAGTTCGTCCCGTGCGTCCCGCCCTCGACCGTCACCAGCCGGTTGGGGACGCCCGCGCGGGTGAGGGCGTCGTGGAGCGCCACGCTCTGCCGGTAGGGGACGAGCGGGTCGAGCGTGCCGTGCAGGGTCACGGTCGGGGGATCGTCCGGAGACACGTGGACGATCGGTGAGGCCTCCGCCCGCGCGGCCAGGTCGGCCGGCGGCGGGAGCAGGAGCGAGGCGATCGGCTGCGGCAGGCTGCGCAGGTCGGTGGGCCCGAAGACGTTCACCACGGTCTGCGGCCGGCAGGGCTGCCGCAGCACAAGGTCGAGGCCGTCCCGCCCCGGGCAGGGCGTATAGGCCAGCAGCGTGGCGATGTGCCCGCCGGCGGAGGCGCCCGCCACCGCCACCCGCTCGGCGTCGACGCGCAGGGCGGTCGCCTGCGCGCGCACCCAGCGCACGGCCAGGCGCGCATCCTCCACCTGGGCGGGGTGGCGGTGCTGCGGCGCCAGCCGGTAGTTGATGGAGAGCACGCTGTACCCGGCCGCAGCCAGCGCCGGGAGCAGCAGCTGCAGACCGCCCGACGCCTTGTCCCCCGCGACCCACCCGCCGCCGTGGACGAAGACCACCACCGGGTGCGGCCCGGCCCCCCGCTGCAGGTAGGCGTCGAGCCGGTGGGCCGGGTCGGGCCCGTAGGGCAGGTCGCGTTCCACCTGGAGGTCCGGCCCAGGCGGCCGCGCGGGTGACGGGGCCGGCGCGGGGTGGACCGGGCCCGCCGCCAGCAGGGCTAGCAGGATGAGGATGGCAGTGAGCAGCCACATCGCCTTCACTGGTACAGACGCTCCAACCCCCGGCCGCGTTCATTGGACCGGGTCAGTCGTGCGCCTTCAGCAGGGAGCCCTGCCGCAACGCCGACTGGAACATCAGCCCGAAGAAGGCGAAAGCCAGGGCCAGGTAGAGCAGGTCCAACCCGAACGCCCAGACGACGTGGTGTGTGGGGAGCTGGCCGCTGCGCAGCACCGCCCGCATCCCCTCGAAGACGTGGGGGAGCGGCAGGGCCCAGAGCACCCGCTGCAGCCAGGGGGCGTAGACGCTCATCGGGAAGAAGACCGCCCCGAAGGGCTGGAAGAGGAAGGCGAGACTCCAGGCCAGGGTCTCCGCCGCCAGCCCGTAGCGCAGCAGGATCCCCATCACCAGCGTGCCCACCGCCCAGGCGAACAGGACCACGGCCACGACGAGCGGCACCAGCGGGAACCCCAGCGTGAAGAGGTTGAAGCGGTACAGCACCCAGGCCACCGCCACCATGAGGGAGGCGCTGACGGCGATCTTCACCAGCCCGAAGAGCATCAGCGCCACCAGGAACTCGCTCAGGCTCAGCGGGCTGGTGAAGAGGTTGAGCAGGTTGCGGCTCCACATCTCGGTGAGGAAGGAGACGGTGATCCCCATCTGCACCCGGAAGAAGACGTCCCACAGGATGAGCGCCCCGAGCAGCAGCCCGACGATGAACGGCACCGGCGCCCGCTGCGTCAGGTAGGTGGAGAGGAAGCCGAAGACCAGGACGTCCACCAGCGGCCAGTAGAACAGCTCGGTCAGGGACTGCCAGTTCCGCCGCCAGACGAAGAGGTGGCGCAGCAGCAGGGCGCCGATGCGCCGCGCGCTCACGACGCGGTCCTCCGCACCGCGTCCGCCGCACCGGCCGGCTCGCCGGAGCGGGCCAGCGCCAGGAAGAACTCCTCCAGCGTGGCGTGGCGGGTGGCGCGCAGGACCTCGGCCGGCGGCCCGTCGGCGATGATGCGCCCCCGGTGCAGGAAGACGATGCGGGTGCTCAGGCGCTCGACCTCGCCCATGTTGTGCGAGGTGTAGAAGACGGTGAGCTCCCGTTCCCGCTGCAGCGTCCGCAGGTGGGTCCGCACCGTGTCCGCCGCCTCGGGGTCCAGCGAGGCGGTGGGTTCGTCCAGGAAGAGCACCTCGGGGTCGTTCAGGAAAGCCTTCACCAGGTTCACCCGGGCGGCCTCCCCCGAGGAGAGGGCCCGCACCGGCCGGTGGAGCAGATGGGCGACGCCGAACCGCTCCGCCAGCGTGTGGATGCGCGCCCGCGGCTGCGGGACCAGGTAGAGGTGGGCGAAGACGAGCAGGTTCTCCCAGGCGGAGAGCGCGTGGGGCATGGTCACGTAGGGGGAGGAGAAGTTCACCCGCATGAGGATGGCCTGCCGCTCCCGCGGCATCGGCCGCCCCAGGATGCGCACCGTCCCCGCCGTCGGCGCCACGATCCCGAGCAGCATGCCGATGGTCGTCGTCTTGCCGGCCCCGTTGGGTCCCAGGAACCCCAGGAACTCCCCCCGCCGGACCCGCAGCGAGATCCCGTCCACGGCCACCTGGCCGTTGAAGCGCTTCGTCAGATTTGCCACCTCGATCACCGTCTCCATGGGTGGGGTCCGCCTCCTTCTGTACTGAATGACAACGACATATCTTCGTTGTGACTCTCCCCGCGCGGCGCTCCCCGACCTATGGGCGCACACGGGTGCAGGACCGGAGCCCGACGGCAGGCACGGGCCGCGGTCGGCTCGACCGGCGCCAGCATCCACTGTGGCAGGTTGAAGACGGAGTTCCCGACCCCGAGCGGGGTCGGAGCGGAAGGAGAGAACGCCGGCTAGGTTGTCAGCCCTGGCGGTCGCGTCCGGTCATGAGAGACCACCTCCGCAGCTGGACATGGGAGGACGCGAGGCGACTATACGAGAGGCCGGGTGGAGACGCAAGGGCCAGGCGCCCAACGCCTGGCCCCCCCTCCCCGGCCTCAGCGCTCCCGGTAGCGCGGCGCGTATTCGGGAGGGGCGTAGACGTTGAGGGAGGTCATCGGCTCCGTGCCGGTGTTGCGAATCTGGTGGACCGCGCCCGCCGGGATGACGGCCAGGCTCCCCGTCGGCAGCCGGTAGGTGCGGCCCGCCACCTCCGCCTTGCCGGTGCCGCTGAGGACGTAGATGAGCTGATCCGCATCGACGTGCGCAGACGGCTCTCCCGAGGTCTGGCCCGGTGCCAGGCTCATGAAGGCGACCTGCAGCCGCCCGCCCGTCTCGAGCACCTCGAAGAGGTCACGGGTGGCGCGGCGAGCCCGGCTCAGCACGTCGATGACCCGTACCCCGCCCCGGCGCCCGCGGATGGCACGCCGCCGGCTGGCAGACCGCCCCGGGTGGGTGGGCCGGCGGGTCGGGGCGTTGTGGCGCCGCTCAGGCACGGCCGATGTACTTGCGAATGGACTTCGTCTCCAGGTACTCCGCCAGCCCCTCCGCGCCCAGCTCCCGCCCGACCCCGCTGTCCTTCACCCCGCCGAAGGGCGTCTCCGGGACGCTCAGCGGCTTGTAGTTCACCCAGACGATCCCCGACTCGATGCCGGCGATGAACCGCTCGATGGTCCGGTCGCTCTCCGACCAGAGCCCCGCGCCCAGGCCGTAGGCGGTCTCGTTGGCGCGGGCGATCCCCTCCTCCAGGTCGCGCACCGCCATCACCGGGAGCACGGGACCGAAGCACTCCTCCCGCCAGATGGCCGCATCGGGGGGGACGTTCACCAGCACGGTGGGCGCGAAGAAGTACCCGCGCGCATACGCCCCCTCGGTCAGGCGCCGGCCGCCCACCACGGCCTCCGCCCCACGCGCGAGCGCGTCGGCAAGCAGCCGCTCCACGTCCTCGCGCTGCTGCTCGTTGTTGAGTGGGCCCATGTCGGTCTCGGGCAGCAGCCCGTCCCCCACGCGCAGCGCCCGCGTCGCGGCCGTCAGCAGGTCCATGAAGCGCTCGAAGACCGAGGCTACCACGTAGACCCGCTTCACCGAGGTGCAGGACTGCCCGGCGTTGCGGAAGCGTCCCGAGCGGACGATGGTCTCTGCGGCCAGTGCCAGGTCGGCGTCCTCGGCCACCACCGTCGGGTCGCTGCCGCCCAGCTCCAGGGTCACGTGCTTGAGCAGGGGCGTCGCCGTGGCCGCCACCTGCCGCCCCACCTCGGTGGAACCGGTGAAGGCGATGCGCTTCACCTCGGGGGCGCGCAGGATCTCGTCGCCCACGGTGGCTGCCGGCCCGGTGACGATGCTGGCGATCCCCGGCGGGACCCCCGCCTCCTGGAGGAGCTGCGTGAGCAGGATGTCGGTGATCGGGGTGGTGCTGGCCGGCTTGATCAGCACCGCGTTCCCGGCGATGAGCGCGGGAGCGACCTTCCAAGCGTAGAGGGAGACGGGGAAGTTGAAGGGAAGGATGGCCGCGCACAGCCCTACCGGCTGCTTGCGGGTCTCCACCTTGATGACGCTGTCCCCGTCCCGGACGTACTTCACCTCGCCGGCGATCTTCCCGGCGTAGCCCGCATAGTAGTCGAAGGTGTTGATCAGGCTGTCCAGCTCGGCCACCGACTCGCGGTAGACTTTCCCCTGCTCCCGGGTGAGCGTGCGCGCCAGCTCGTCCTTGTGCGCCTCCACCAGGGCCACGTAGCGCTGCAGGACCCGGCCGCGCTGGCGGGACTCGTGAAGGCGCGGCCACCAGGAGGTGCGCAGCGCCTCCACGGCGGCCTCCACGGCCGCCCGGACATCCTCGCGCCCGCCGCGGGGGACGAGGCCGACCACTTCGTCGATGCGGGCCGGGTTGCGCACCTCCATCACCTCGCCGCTCTGCCCGTCGACCGACCGTCCGCCGATGATCATGGAGAACCGCTCCGGCATCCTGATCCGCCTCCTCGAGGCCGCCTGGCTGCGGCGGGAGAGATTATCCCACGCCCGGCCCCTGAACGACAGCACGGCCCTACCCGGGAGCGTGCAGGGCCGCGGCTGGCGGCGGGCGGGCTCAGGGAAGGCTGCGCGGGCGGAAAGCTCGGTGGAGGTAGCGGGCCGCCTCGTCGTGCCGACCCGCGGCCTGCAACACCTGCGAGAGGTGGCGCGCCGCCTCGGCGGCATCCTCGGCCAGCCCCAGCCGTTCGAACGTGGCCAGCGCCTCGCGCAGGTGGCGCAGCGCGGGCGCGCGCCGCCCCTGCGCCGCCTCGACCCGGCCGAGCGCCGCCCGGGCCCGCGCCTCCTGCTGCGGGTCCTCCGCGCGGCGCGCTTCCGCCAGGGCCTCGCGCGCGGTCTGCTCCGCCGAGCCCAGGTCGCCGCGGGCCAGGTGCACCTGGGCCAGGGTCTCCAGCGCGCTGCTGAGCTGCCGGAGATTGCCCAGCTGCTGGCGCAACCGCACCACCTGGCGGCCGCTGGCCAGCGCCTCGTCGAGCCGCCCCTGCTCCAGGTAGAGCGTGGTGAGGGTGAGCAGGCTGCTGGAGAGGTGGAGCCGGTCCTCGCTGGTCTGAAAGGCATCACGGGACGCCTGCATCAGGCGCGTGGCCTCGGCCAGGTCGCCGGCCGCCCAGGCCAGGTAGCCCAGGCCGAGCAGCGCCTGTCCCTGCAACCCGACGAGCTTTAGCCGGCGGGCCAGCCGCAGCGCGTGCTCATAGGTGCGCCGGGCGAAGCGGGGGCGCCCCACTTTCACGGCCGCCGACCCCAGCCAGATCAACGCCTCGATGCCGCCCTCGCTGCGCAGCGCGTCGGCCTTCCGAAACAGCGCCACGGCCCGGGTGAGGTGGCCCGCAGCCTGGTCGAAGCGGCGGCGGATCAGGGCGATGCGTCCCAGCAGGGCCAGCGCCCGCGCCTGCGGGGCCAGGGCCTGGGCCGTCTCGGCCTGCTGCACCACCTGCGTGAGCGCCCGCTCGGCCTCGTCCAGGCGCTCCTCGGCCAGCGCCGCCCGAGCCGTGATGACGGCCACGTCGAGCCGAACCGGGACCGGCAGGTCCGGTACCAGGCGGTCCACAGTCTCGAGCAGGGCCCGAGCCAGCTTCGGGTCGGCGTCGACCGCCGAACGGGCGAGGAGGGCCAGGCTGAGTGCGGTGTCCAGGCGCAGCGCCGGCCCGTCGAGCACCAGTCCCGCGACGGAGGTGCACAGGCGCCCGGCCAGGAGCAGCAACGTCTCCACCGACGGGTAGGAGCGTCCGGTCTCGAGCAGGCTGACGAAGCTCTTGGAGAGCTCTCCCTGCGCCAGGCCCGCCTGCGTCAGGCCGGCGTGGCCGCGGGCGCGCTCCAGGCGCTCGCCGAAGGCCAGGAGCCACGCCGGGGCCGAAGATGGAGCCGGTTCGGTGGAAGTCTTCTGCTGCTTGACCATGACCCTACAGTGGTTCGCTGCACCGCTGGGGAACCCTGCCGGGCTCGCTGCACTGCTGGGAACTCTGGCGGATCGGGCGGGGCGGGTCCCCGCGCACGCCTGGCTAGTTCTCCCCCGGCAGTTCCGGGGCCTGGATGGCGTTCTCGCCCGGCAGTTCGGGCGCAGCGGCCACCGGCGCGGCGGCCAGTGTCGTAACGGCGAAGAGCAGCGCGACAGCAACGGCAACGCACAGCCTGCGTAGATCGGCCATGGATCGTTCCCCCCCGATTGGCAGAATTGGGACCCGCCCCGGGAGGGCGCTTCCACGACCGAGTGGCCGCTTCCTTTAATTGCTTAGTGATGATGGCTTTTTGAGAGCTCGCGGCCTCCGCGCCCAGGGGGGGCCGCGGGCGCCGCGCGCCGCGCGGCCTGGGCTACCGCACCGCCAGGAGCGCTGGCAGGGCGCCCTCCGCTTCGAGGAGCTGTCGCTTCAGGGCCACGCCCCCGTCCAGCGAGTAACCGCCCAGCGCCCCGTCACTGCGGATGACGCGGTGACAGGGGATGAGCAGCGGCAGCGGGTTGCGGGCGCACGCCATCCCCACCGCCCGCGCCGCGCCCGGTTTGCCGAGCGCCCGCGCCAGCTGCCCGTAGGTCCGCACCTGTCCCGGCGGGATGCGCCGCAGCGCCTGGAGGACCGCGCGCTCGAAGCGCGGCACCCGCGACAGGTCGACGCGGCCGCGGTAGGGGACGCGGTCGCGGATGGCCCGCGTCACCTCCGCCCGCAGCTCCGCGGGCGGGGCGGCGTCGAGGACCGGCCGGGCGCCCAGGTACCGTTCAGCGTCCTGCTCGAAGGCGGCCGGGGAGGCGGCCCGGGAGACCAGGACCGGCCCGGCGGGCCCGTAGGCCACGTAGACCGGGCCGAAGGGGGCCTCCACCGTGAAGTAGCGGTAGCGGACGGTCTCTGCGGCCGGGACGCGTGTCGCGTCCTGTCGGTGGCGCAGGACGAACTCCTCCAGGTCTGCGTCGGTGAGCCGGGTTAGCGCGGCCACCGGCTTCCCCCGCAGGGTGATGATCACCGCCTCGCCCCGCGCCACCTCGCGCAGCAGCGCGTTCGTCCGGGCCTTCAGCTCCACCGTGTTCACCACGCGCATCGTCGCCGTCCCTCCCGCCCCGAGCGCCCCTGGTCAGGATATAGACAGAAAAAAGACCATGATTATAGTCTTGTACTACGCCGCCGGCTGCCTCGTTCCTGCTGCCTTCCCCACCGGGGCCCGGTCGAGGCTACCGGAAGGAGGGGTCCGGATGACGACACTGGCCGACCGCCGCTGTGTTCCCTGCGAGGGCGGGGTCCCACCGCTGGAGCGCGCCCAAGCGGAAGCCCTCGCCCCTCAGGTCCCCGCGTGGGCCCTCAGCGACGACGCCCGCACCCTGAGCCGCACCTTCCGGTTCCGACGCTTCCTCGACGGGATCGCCTTCGTGAACCGGGTGGCGGCGCTGGCCGAGGAGGAGAACCACCACCCGGACATCACCATCCGCTACCGCCGCGTGACCTTCACCCTGACGACCCACGCCATCGGCGGACTGTCGGAAAACGACTTCATCATGGCGGCCAAGATCGACCGGCTGTGGGCGGAAACCCAGGAGGCCCAGGGCGCACAGGGATGAGAGCCGCCTCGAGCTGGATCCGGGAAGAGGTCCGCCGGCGCTGGGCCTAAGACTCGAGGAGCGCGGCCAGCCTGAACCAGCGGCCCAGGACCGTCAGGCCGGTGGCGACGCTCGCCAGGACCAGGGCGATGAGGCTGGCAAACGCCAGCGGGAGGAGGACCAGCTTCGCGCGCTGCTCCCGGTAACTCCGCCAGATCAGGACGCTCGCGAGATGGAAGGCGGCGGGGCGGTCGGTCACGGCGGCGGCGCGTCTCGTGCTCCGAAGTAGACGGCTTCCAGGGGACTGCCGACCTCCGTGACCTCCTGCACCTCCAATCCCGCCTCCACCATCGCCTGCACGATCCGGCCCACGTGATGGCTACGCGTGATCTCGACGATCCACCGCGGTCCCTCCTGGACCGGGGAGTATCCGAGTGCGGCGAACACCGGTCGGGGATCGCCGCCGACGCGCAGGGCCACTCGCCATCGGGTCGCGAACTGCCGGCGCAACGCCTCGACCGTCCCGCGCGCGGCCACGCGCCCTGCGGCCAGCACGATGACCTCTTCGGCCAGCTCCGAGGCCTCGTAGAGGTTGTGCGTGGAGTACACGACGATGCGCTGGTCGCGGGCGAACTGCTTGAGGAGGTCGCGCACCGCGCGCGCCGACTCCGGATCGAGACCCATGGTGGGCTCGTCCAGCAGGAAGACCTGAGGGTCTGCCAGCATGGCACGTGCAATGGCGACCCGCTGGGCCTGTCCGCGGCTCAACCGGCCGGCCGGCGTGCGCCCGGAGCGACCTGATCCCCATGCGGTCCAGCGCGCCCTCGATCCGGATGTGGCGGTCCCGCGGGGCGAGGCCGAGGACACGAGCCCAGAACTCGAGATTCTCCGACACTGTCAGGGCGGGATGAAGACCAGCGCGATGGGGGAGATACGCCACGCGCCGCTTGATCGCCGGCTGGGCCTGCACGTCCTCGCCCAACACCACCACTCGCCCGGCACGTGGAGGCAGGATCCCCGCCACCACGCGGAAGAGCGTCGTCTTCCCTGCCCCGTTCGGTCCCGGGATGACGTGAAAGCCGGCGGGGATGGCCAGCGTGATCTCGTGCAGCACCGACGGACCATCGTAGCCCGCGGAGAGCTCAGAGATCTCCACCATGCCCCAGCCGCGGTCGGCAGCCTCCTGTCACCGCTCCACGATGAGCAACGACCCTCAGATGGACACCTTCGACAGCCTGCGCTCACCTCCTCGTGGTTCCCTGTGCACGGCGATTGGTCTCATCAGGTCGATTCGCCGCGGGCGGGAGTCCCCGTCATTCTCCCCAGCACGGGCGGCCGAGACCCTGAAGTGACGCGGGTTGCCTCCTCCCGTTTTCCAGGGCGGAACCCGCTAGCGCCTCCTCCGGCTCCTGCCCGCCGCCCGCCGCCTGCTCGACCGCTTCGGCGGGCGTGGGACCTTTGCTCCTTTCTCCCTGGCCTCAGCCAAACCGATGGCGATGGCCTGCCGGCGGCTCTTCACCTTCCGGCCGCTCCCGCTGCGGAGCCGTCCGCGCTTGTATTTGCGCATTGTCTCTTCCACAGCCTGCTGGGCTTTCGGCCCGTACCGTGCCATGGCATCCTCCATTGTTCCGTCGTGACTCCCGAGGACGTTTTCCCCCTGACTGCGAGGCGTCGCCTTCAGCAGGCACGTAGGCGCATGACTACGATCCCGGAGCAGACTCGACAGGTAGCGCACCGTCAAATCCAGGGCGCTGGCGCGGT
Proteins encoded:
- a CDS encoding class I SAM-dependent methyltransferase encodes the protein MVPDVVDVVCGRRLERVPAAALRVWAQTYQRVVVDLGAGDGRAAYRLARTHPTWAALAVDPDVRALREVSWRAARPVPRGGAPNACFIRAALEMLPAGLDALADEIRIAYPWGSLLRTVLGQDAMELRRMVRLGAPGAQVRAEVNRSALAVVPGGPEAAGPDLAAAWEAAGLRVVSVVWGAPALETSWGRRLNPRGRVRVLQVEGRVLRAEGECLRRNRAAGEAVQAAVETGSGQRKA
- a CDS encoding alpha/beta hydrolase; protein product: MWLLTAILILLALLAAGPVHPAPAPSPARPPGPDLQVERDLPYGPDPAHRLDAYLQRGAGPHPVVVFVHGGGWVAGDKASGGLQLLLPALAAAGYSVLSINYRLAPQHRHPAQVEDARLAVRWVRAQATALRVDAERVAVAGASAGGHIATLLAYTPCPGRDGLDLVLRQPCRPQTVVNVFGPTDLRSLPQPIASLLLPPPADLAARAEASPIVHVSPDDPPTVTLHGTLDPLVPYRQSVALHDALTRAGVPNRLVTVEGGTHGTNWFSLGPVTEAWQRALVDWLRATLGP
- a CDS encoding ABC transporter permease, whose amino-acid sequence is MSARRIGALLLRHLFVWRRNWQSLTELFYWPLVDVLVFGFLSTYLTQRAPVPFIVGLLLGALILWDVFFRVQMGITVSFLTEMWSRNLLNLFTSPLSLSEFLVALMLFGLVKIAVSASLMVAVAWVLYRFNLFTLGFPLVPLVVAVVLFAWAVGTLVMGILLRYGLAAETLAWSLAFLFQPFGAVFFPMSVYAPWLQRVLWALPLPHVFEGMRAVLRSGQLPTHHVVWAFGLDLLYLALAFAFFGLMFQSALRQGSLLKAHD
- a CDS encoding ABC transporter ATP-binding protein encodes the protein METVIEVANLTKRFNGQVAVDGISLRVRRGEFLGFLGPNGAGKTTTIGMLLGIVAPTAGTVRILGRPMPRERQAILMRVNFSSPYVTMPHALSAWENLLVFAHLYLVPQPRARIHTLAERFGVAHLLHRPVRALSSGEAARVNLVKAFLNDPEVLFLDEPTASLDPEAADTVRTHLRTLQRERELTVFYTSHNMGEVERLSTRIVFLHRGRIIADGPPAEVLRATRHATLEEFFLALARSGEPAGAADAVRRTAS
- a CDS encoding cupin domain-containing protein yields the protein MPERRHNAPTRRPTHPGRSASRRRAIRGRRGGVRVIDVLSRARRATRDLFEVLETGGRLQVAFMSLAPGQTSGEPSAHVDADQLIYVLSGTGKAEVAGRTYRLPTGSLAVIPAGAVHQIRNTGTEPMTSLNVYAPPEYAPRYRER
- a CDS encoding aldehyde dehydrogenase family protein, with translation MPERFSMIIGGRSVDGQSGEVMEVRNPARIDEVVGLVPRGGREDVRAAVEAAVEALRTSWWPRLHESRQRGRVLQRYVALVEAHKDELARTLTREQGKVYRESVAELDSLINTFDYYAGYAGKIAGEVKYVRDGDSVIKVETRKQPVGLCAAILPFNFPVSLYAWKVAPALIAGNAVLIKPASTTPITDILLTQLLQEAGVPPGIASIVTGPAATVGDEILRAPEVKRIAFTGSTEVGRQVAATATPLLKHVTLELGGSDPTVVAEDADLALAAETIVRSGRFRNAGQSCTSVKRVYVVASVFERFMDLLTAATRALRVGDGLLPETDMGPLNNEQQREDVERLLADALARGAEAVVGGRRLTEGAYARGYFFAPTVLVNVPPDAAIWREECFGPVLPVMAVRDLEEGIARANETAYGLGAGLWSESDRTIERFIAGIESGIVWVNYKPLSVPETPFGGVKDSGVGRELGAEGLAEYLETKSIRKYIGRA
- a CDS encoding tetratricopeptide repeat protein translates to MVKQQKTSTEPAPSSAPAWLLAFGERLERARGHAGLTQAGLAQGELSKSFVSLLETGRSYPSVETLLLLAGRLCTSVAGLVLDGPALRLDTALSLALLARSAVDADPKLARALLETVDRLVPDLPVPVRLDVAVITARAALAEERLDEAERALTQVVQQAETAQALAPQARALALLGRIALIRRRFDQAAGHLTRAVALFRKADALRSEGGIEALIWLGSAAVKVGRPRFARRTYEHALRLARRLKLVGLQGQALLGLGYLAWAAGDLAEATRLMQASRDAFQTSEDRLHLSSSLLTLTTLYLEQGRLDEALASGRQVVRLRQQLGNLRQLSSALETLAQVHLARGDLGSAEQTAREALAEARRAEDPQQEARARAALGRVEAAQGRRAPALRHLREALATFERLGLAEDAAEAARHLSQVLQAAGRHDEAARYLHRAFRPRSLP
- a CDS encoding type II toxin-antitoxin system prevent-host-death family antitoxin, coding for MRVVNTVELKARTNALLREVARGEAVIITLRGKPVAALTRLTDADLEEFVLRHRQDATRVPAAETVRYRYFTVEAPFGPVYVAYGPAGPVLVSRAASPAAFEQDAERYLGARPVLDAAPPAELRAEVTRAIRDRVPYRGRVDLSRVPRFERAVLQALRRIPPGQVRTYGQLARALGKPGAARAVGMACARNPLPLLIPCHRVIRSDGALGGYSLDGGVALKRQLLEAEGALPALLAVR
- a CDS encoding 4a-hydroxytetrahydrobiopterin dehydratase, whose translation is MTTLADRRCVPCEGGVPPLERAQAEALAPQVPAWALSDDARTLSRTFRFRRFLDGIAFVNRVAALAEEENHHPDITIRYRRVTFTLTTHAIGGLSENDFIMAAKIDRLWAETQEAQGAQG
- a CDS encoding ATP-binding cassette domain-containing protein, with the protein product MSSASPRGTATSGSRARWTAWGSGRSGRTPAGRLSRGQAQRVAIARAMLADPQVFLLDEPTMGLDPESARAVRDLLKQFARDQRIVVYSTHNLYEASELAEEVIVLAAGRVAARGTVEALRRQFATRWRVALRVGGDPRPVFAALGYSPVQEGPRWIVEITRSHHVGRIVQAMVEAGLEVQEVTEVGSPLEAVYFGARDAPPP
- a CDS encoding DUF6496 domain-containing protein; translation: MEDAMARYGPKAQQAVEETMRKYKRGRLRSGSGRKVKSRRQAIAIGLAEAREKGAKVPRPPKRSSRRRAAGRSRRRR